The following coding sequences lie in one Lolium perenne isolate Kyuss_39 chromosome 2, Kyuss_2.0, whole genome shotgun sequence genomic window:
- the LOC127335496 gene encoding dolabradiene monooxygenase, which produces MEAAYVYLGVALVSLFIVLASRRRSAVHGGDGLRLPPGPWQLPVIGSLHHLAGQLPHRAMRDLARRHGPAMLLRLGEVPTLVVSSREGAREVMKTHDTTFATRPLSATMRVITNGGRDIVFAPYGDYWRQLRKIAVTELFTARRVLSFRAIREEEVAAVLREVGEAAAAEHPVVEMHALLSALVADSTVRAVMGDRCKERDAFLRELERSMNLAAGFNPADLWPSSRLAVRLSGAVRRAKECRDAVYGILDGIIQEHLKRMDSGTDQDDDLLDVLLRIQKEGGLQFPLDMDAIKSVIFDIFGAGSETAATTLEWAMAELIKNPKVMKKATAEVRQAFQSHGAVSEHALSDLHYLHLVIRETLRLHTPLPLLLPRECQEPCQVLGYDVPRGTQVLINVWALGRDERYWPDAPEEFRPERFESEAAAADFGGNDFTFLPFGAGRRMCPGMAFGLANVELPLASLLFHFDWELPSSTELDMGEAFGLTARRRAKLLLRPILQVPVPGV; this is translated from the exons ATGGAGGCTGCCTACGTCTATCTCGGCGTAGCTCTCGTCTCGCTGTTCATTGTGCTTGCCAGCCGGAGGCGCTCGGCGGTGCATGGTGGCGACGGCCTGCGCCTGCCGCCGGGGCCGTGGCAGCTGCCCGTGATCGGCAGCCTGCACCACCTGGCCGGGCAACTCCCTCACCGCGCGATGCGTGATCTGGCACGGCGCCACGGGCCGGCCATGCTGCTCCGGCTCGGCGAGGTACCGACGCTGGTGGTGTCCTCCCGGGAGGGGGCTCGCGAGGTGATGAAGACCCACGACACCACGTTCGCGACGCGGCCCCTGAGCGCCACCATGCGCGTGATCACGAACGGCGGACGGGACATCGTGTTCGCGCCGTACGGGGACTACTGGCGCCAGCTGCGGAAGATCGCCGTCACGGAGCTCTTCACCGCGCGCCGCGTCCTCTCCTTCCGCGCCATCcgcgaggaggaggtcgccgccgtGCTCCGCGAGGTCGGCGAGGCCGCCGCGGCCGAGCACCCCGTGGTGGAGATGCACGCGCTGCTGTCGGCGCTCGTGGCGGACAGCACGGTGCGCGCCGTTATGGGCGACCGGTGCAAGGAGCGCGACGCGTTCCTCCGGGAGCTCGAGCGCTCCATGAACCTCGCGGCGGGGTTCAACCCGGCCGACCTGTGGCCTTCGTCACGGCTAGCGGTGCGGTTAAGCGGTGCCGTGCGCCGCGCCAAGGAGTGCCGCGATGCCGTCTACGGCATCCTCGACGGCATCATCCAGGAGCACCTGAAGAGGATGGACAGTGGCACAGACCAGGACGACGATCTGCTTGACGTTCTGTTGAGGATTCAGAAGGAGGGTGGGCTCCAGTTTCCGCTCGACATGGACGCTATCAAATCCGTCATCTTC GACATATTCGGCGCCGGCAGcgagacagcagcgacgacgctgGAGTGGGCAATGGCAGAGCTGATCaagaacccaaaggtcatgaagaAGGCGACGGCTGAGGTCCGGCAAGCTTTCCAGTCCCACGGCGCCGTATCTGAGCATGCTCTGAGCGATCTCCATTACCTACACCTCGTCATCCGGGAGACGCTGCGGCTGCACACGCCCCTGCCGCTGCTACTCCCGCGAGAGTGCCAGGAGCCATGCCAAGTGCTGGGGTACGATGTTCCGCGGGGCACGCAGGTGCTGATCAACGTCTGGGCTCTGGGCCGCGACGAGCGCTACTGGCCCGACGCGCCGGAGGAGTTCCGGCCGGAACGATTCGAGAGCGAAGCCGCCGCAGCGGACTTCGGGGGCAACGACTTCACTTTCCTGCCGTTCggcgccggccgtcggatgtgccCTGGCATGGCCTTCGGCCTCGCCAACGTCGAGCTCCCGCTCGCGAGCCTGCTTTTCCACTTCGACTGGGAGCTGCCAAGCTCGACGGAGCTCGACATGGGCGAGGCTTTCGGCCTCACCGCGCGGCGGAGGGCCAAACTCCTGTTGCGTCCGATTCTCCAAGTACCTGTTCCCGGAGTATAG